One genomic segment of Thunnus albacares chromosome 18, fThuAlb1.1, whole genome shotgun sequence includes these proteins:
- the smad2 gene encoding mothers against decapentaplegic homolog 2 isoform X3 has product MSSILPFTPPVVKRLLGWKKTPAGSGGAGGGIGGVGEQNGGGQEEKWCEKAVKSLVKKLKKTGQLDELEKAISTQNSKTKCVTIPSNCSDLWGLGSGHTIEQWDSAGMYGYPDHSRSLDGRLQVSHRKGLPHVIYCRLWRWPDLHSHHELRAIETCQYAFNLKKDEVCVNPYHYQRVETPVLPPVLVPRHTEILTELPPLDDFTNSIPENTNFPAGIDPPNNYIPETPPPGYISEDGETSDQQMNQSMESGSPAELSPNTLSPVSHGLDLQPVTYSEPAFWCSIAYYELNQRVGETFHASQPSLTVDGFTDPSNSERFCLGLLSNVNRNATVEMTRRHIGRGVRLYYIGGEVFAECLSDSAIFVQSPNCNQRYGWHPATVCKIPPGLNT; this is encoded by the exons ATGTCTTCCATCCTTCCCTTCACTCCCCCGGTAGTGAAACGCCTCCTGGGATGGAAGAAGACTCCAGCAGGGagtggaggagcaggaggaggaataGGAGGAGTAGGGGAGCAAAacggaggaggacaggaggagaaatgGTGCGAAAAAGCTGTGAAGAGCCTGGTGAAGAAGTTGAAGAAGACGGGGCAGCTGGATGAGCTGGAGAAAGCCATCAGCACGCAGAACAGCAAGACAAAGTGTGTCACCATACCCAG cAATTGCTCAGATCTATGGGGTCTAGGCTCAGGCCACACGATAGAGCAGTGGGACTCTGCAGGCATGTATGGATACCCTGACCACAGCAG GTCACTGGACGGGCGTCTTCAGGTGTCCCACCGTAAGGGCCTGCCCCACGTCATCTACTGTCGCCTGTGGAGATGGCCCGACCTTCACAGCCACCATGAGCTGAGGGCCATTGAAACCTGCCAGTACGCCTTCAACCTTAAGAAGGATGAAGTGTGTGTCAATCCTTACCATTACCAGAGAGTGGAGACGCCAG TTCTGCCTCCGGTGTTGGTGCCACGCCACACAGAGATTTTGACAGAGCTTCCACCTCTAGATGACTTTACAAACTCCATTCCTGAGAACACAAATTTCCCTGCTGGCATAGATCCTCCTAATAACTATATACCAG agacTCCTCCACCTGGCTATATCAGTGAAGATGGAGAGACTAGCGACCAACAGATGAATCAAAGTATGGAATCAG GCTCACCAGCAGAACTGTCACCAAACACCTTGTCACCTGTCAGTCACGGCCTgg acCTTCAACCGGTTACCTACAGTGAACCAGCTTTCTGGTGCTCTATAGCCTACTACGAGTTAAACCAGCGGGTGGGAGAGACGTTCCACGCCTCACAGCCATCTCTGACTGTGGATGGATTTACTGACCCTTCCAACTCCGAACGCTTCTGTCTAGGGCTTCTCAGCAATGTTAACAGGAATGCAACTGTTGAAATGACAAGGAGACATATAG GTCGTGGTGTGAGGTTATATTACATCGGAGGGGAGGTGTTCGCCGAGTGCCTCAGCGACAGTGCCATTTTTGTCCAGAGTCCCAACTGCAACCAGCGATACGGCTGGCACCCTGCCACAGTCTGCAAAATACCACCAGGTTTAAACACATGA
- the si:dkey-175m17.6 gene encoding N-acetyllactosaminide beta-1,3-N-acetylglucosaminyltransferase 2 has protein sequence MGKCCKCKGRLLCMCLLPCMMTGHLLIYIMVSIFVTMSYTPPKITIHYIAPGISANSGALASHPLSPFWNLRLEDSALWNQLQHAWDRQHNPILRGNATGILRKPKVKLLSQIEDECLSDCMSHMCSVPRLHDLNSLPEQMRAFIRSMHCREYPLLINQPAMCRRNNSSFGLDSPMLLMAIKSQVGNFENRQAIRETWGRSGLVRGESNKKGGLVRTVFLLGRQDSSTGPHPDLKNLLELENQKYGDILQWDFRDTFFNLTLKDLLFWHWLQQYCPTAIFVFKGDDDVFVRTGALLDYLHKQWEEHNLWRAYTNETGMDLFVGDVINNAMPNREPSTKYYIPESFYKGVYPPYAGGGGVVYSGSLALRLKEVSDRVRLFPIDDVYLGMCLHRLGLSPSHHPGFLTFDLPETERGNPCAYRSVLLVHRRSPKEMLTLWKQLQNLPGQC, from the coding sequence ATGGGTAAATGCTGCAAATGCAAGGGGAGACTGCTGTGCATGTGCCTGCTGCCCTGTATGATGACCGGCCACCTTCTGATTTATATAATGGTGTCCATATTCGTCACCATGTCCTACACTCCTCCAAAAATAACCATCCACTATATTGCTCCGGGGATTTCTGCGAATTCTGGGGCTTTGGCCTCCCACCCCCTCAGCCCTTTCTGGAACCTTCGTCTGGAGGACAGCGCACTGTGGAACCAGCTGCAGCATGCTTGGGACCGTCAGCACAATCCAATACTGCGGGGAAATGCAACTGGGATTTTGAGGAAGCCAAAGGTTAAGCTTTTATCACAAATCGAGGATGAATGCCTTTCTGACTGCATGTCGCACATGTGCTCAGTCCCTCGTCTGCACGATCTCAACAGCTTGCCAGAACAAATGAGGGCATTTATCAGGTCAATGCACTGCAGGGAGTATCCCCTCCTTATCAACCAGCCTGCTATGTGTAGGAGGAACAACAGTAGCTTTGGTCTCGACTCTCCCATGCTCCTCATGGCCATCAAATCTCAAGTGGGGAACTTTGAAAATAGGCAGGCCATCCGTGAAACATGGGGGCGCAGTGGTCTGGTGAGGGGGGAATCAAATAAGAAAGGTGGATTAGTACGCACTGTGTTTCTGCTTGGAAGGCAGGACTCAAGTACAGGTCCTCATCCAGACCTCAAAAACCTCCTGGAGCTTGAGAACCAGAAATATGGGGATATTCTACAGTGGGATTTCAGAGATACTTTTTTTAACCTGACCCTAAAGGACTTGCTGTTCTGGCACTGGCTCCAGCAATACTGCCCCACCGCCATCTTTGTGTTCAAAGGGGATGATGATGTCTTTGTTCGAACAGGCGCCCTTCTGGATTACCTGCACAAACAGTGGGAGGAGCACAACTTGTGGAGAGCCTATACAAATGAAACTGGCATGGATTTGTTTGTGGGGGATGTAATTAATAACGCAATGCCAAACCGTGAGCCATCTACTAAATACTACATACCGGAAAGTTTCTACAAAGGTGTGTATCCACCATACGCTGGTGGAGGAGGGGTGGTGTATTCTGGCTCACTTGCATTGCGATTGAAAGAGGTGTCTGACAGGGTGCGCCTTTTCCCGATAGACGACGTGTATCTGGGCATGTGCCTGCACAGACTTGGGCTCTCACCAAGCCATCACCCGGGATTTTTAACATTTGATCTcccagagacagagagggggaatCCCTGTGCTTACAGATCTGTTCTACTCGTTCACAGACGGAGTCCCAAGGAGATGCTGACACTGTGGAAGCAGCTCCAGAACCTGCCTGGTCAATGCTGA
- the LOC122969077 gene encoding heat shock protein 30-like isoform X2, giving the protein MLCSHGFQSALSPFMLLHQRDVLQRNLQELRSGLELMDKLQHKILEETEPFQTSMATQPVSYQLEKEGEHFGLTLDTQGFSPEELSVRQVGSKLRVSGKTEKKQEDGKGSYSYIRQEFRQEFDLPEGLNPEAVTCHLAPDGKLHIQAAKRPCVEEAERELIIKRSLEEKTQQSLSSQKEDSSTETDNSTQDKPENMD; this is encoded by the exons ATGCTGTGCTCTCATGGattccagtctgccctcagtccatTCATG CTGCTCCACCAGCGGGATGTACTGCAGAGAAACCTCCAGGAGCTGCGCAGCGGTCTGGAGCTGATGGACAAACTTCAACACAAGATCCTGGAGGAGACGGAGCCTTTCCAAACCAGTATGGCCACGCAACCGGTCTCCTACCAgctggagaaagagggagagcaCTTTGGCCTGACCCTGGACACTCAAGGCTTTTCCCCAGAGGAGCTGTCTGTCAGGCAGGTGGGCAGCAAGCTGAGAGTCAGCgggaagacagagaagaagcagGAGGACGGGAAAGGCTCCTACTCTTACATACGCCAGGAGTTCAGACAGGAGTTTGATCTGCCTGAAGGACTGAACCCAGAAGCCGTCACCTGCCACCTGGCTCCAGACGGGAAGCTCCACATCCAGGCAGCCAAACGTCCATGTGTTgaggaggctgagagagagCTGATTATCAAGAGGAGcttggaggagaaaacacagcagagtctgAGTTCACAGAAAGaagacagcagcacagagacagacaacagCACACAGGACAAACCTGAAAACATGGACTGA
- the LOC122969077 gene encoding heat shock protein 30-like isoform X1, with translation MLCSHGFQSALSPFMDFYWPVRSLWPEVKPLLHQRDVLQRNLQELRSGLELMDKLQHKILEETEPFQTSMATQPVSYQLEKEGEHFGLTLDTQGFSPEELSVRQVGSKLRVSGKTEKKQEDGKGSYSYIRQEFRQEFDLPEGLNPEAVTCHLAPDGKLHIQAAKRPCVEEAERELIIKRSLEEKTQQSLSSQKEDSSTETDNSTQDKPENMD, from the coding sequence ATGCTGTGCTCTCATGGattccagtctgccctcagtccatTCATGGACTTCTACTGGCCTGTACGCAGTCTGTGGCCAGAGGTTAAACCTCTGCTCCACCAGCGGGATGTACTGCAGAGAAACCTCCAGGAGCTGCGCAGCGGTCTGGAGCTGATGGACAAACTTCAACACAAGATCCTGGAGGAGACGGAGCCTTTCCAAACCAGTATGGCCACGCAACCGGTCTCCTACCAgctggagaaagagggagagcaCTTTGGCCTGACCCTGGACACTCAAGGCTTTTCCCCAGAGGAGCTGTCTGTCAGGCAGGTGGGCAGCAAGCTGAGAGTCAGCgggaagacagagaagaagcagGAGGACGGGAAAGGCTCCTACTCTTACATACGCCAGGAGTTCAGACAGGAGTTTGATCTGCCTGAAGGACTGAACCCAGAAGCCGTCACCTGCCACCTGGCTCCAGACGGGAAGCTCCACATCCAGGCAGCCAAACGTCCATGTGTTgaggaggctgagagagagCTGATTATCAAGAGGAGcttggaggagaaaacacagcagagtctgAGTTCACAGAAAGaagacagcagcacagagacagacaacagCACACAGGACAAACCTGAAAACATGGACTGA